A window from Candidatus Nitrospira neomarina encodes these proteins:
- a CDS encoding globin: MDHITPKFSDTDIHILECGLGWIKDAEDAFADKLFHRLLRDHPEVTSSLLTMGLQPFSRRIVQILDTIIREIRSCGNIHSSIREQWTDLLPTTVNHHLEPQQLLRMAETYLDIFSELAEDAWSPAMESAWEKIIHEVSVNLWGQQPASLSLTNISSPFPFFKRRNHRMTQPFAFFLGTFMILAGSIASIGLWSRYRLAEAKLSRNLRLKKVWC, from the coding sequence ATGGATCACATTACCCCCAAATTTTCAGATACAGACATTCATATTCTGGAATGTGGCCTAGGATGGATTAAGGACGCTGAGGATGCTTTTGCCGACAAGCTTTTTCATCGCCTGTTGCGGGATCATCCTGAGGTCACAAGCTCTCTTCTCACAATGGGACTACAACCATTCAGCAGGCGAATCGTCCAGATCCTCGATACGATTATCCGGGAAATCCGCTCATGCGGAAACATTCATTCATCCATTAGAGAACAATGGACAGACCTGCTTCCCACAACGGTGAACCACCACCTGGAGCCTCAACAGCTGCTCAGGATGGCGGAAACATATTTGGACATTTTCTCTGAGTTAGCGGAAGATGCCTGGAGCCCTGCCATGGAATCAGCGTGGGAAAAAATTATTCACGAGGTGAGCGTCAACTTGTGGGGACAACAACCTGCATCATTGTCTCTTACAAACATTTCATCGCCTTTTCCATTCTTTAAAAGGAGGAATCATCGCATGACCCAACCGTTTGCATTTTTTTTGGGGACCTTCATGATTTTGGCCGGCAGCATCGCCTCCATCGGGCTTTGGAGTCGTTATCGGCTGGCAGAAGCCAAGCTATCAAGGAACCTCAGGCTTAAAAAAGTTTGGTGCTGA
- a CDS encoding pyridoxamine 5'-phosphate oxidase family protein: protein MIEEPALGFAFDGENPSSKESGEALSLRIRRLMDSQPFAVLCTQGEQHPYGSLVAFSMTEDLATAVFATPVTTRKFKLLSQSDRVALLIDNRCQHPDNMMNVEAVTATGQAKRVEEGRDFEFWSRLLTARHGYLSGFVRAPTVALFRIEIVRYFHVERFQEVRQWIPQRIPG, encoded by the coding sequence GTGATCGAAGAACCAGCGCTTGGTTTTGCATTTGATGGCGAGAACCCTTCGTCCAAAGAATCTGGAGAGGCTCTATCTCTTCGAATTCGGCGGCTGATGGACTCTCAGCCCTTTGCGGTATTATGCACACAGGGTGAACAGCATCCCTATGGTTCTTTGGTGGCCTTTTCGATGACAGAAGATTTGGCCACCGCTGTCTTTGCCACCCCTGTCACCACAAGAAAATTCAAGCTACTAAGCCAAAGCGATCGGGTCGCACTCCTGATCGACAATCGTTGCCAGCATCCCGACAATATGATGAATGTGGAAGCCGTCACGGCAACAGGACAGGCCAAACGGGTGGAAGAAGGAAGGGACTTCGAATTCTGGTCGCGATTATTGACGGCACGCCATGGGTACCTTTCCGGTTTCGTCCGCGCACCAACTGTGGCACTCTTTCGCATTGAAATCGTAAGGTATTTTCATGTCGAACGGTTTCAGGAGGTCCGACAGTGGATTCCCCAAAGAATACCTGGATAA
- a CDS encoding PEP/pyruvate-binding domain-containing protein, whose amino-acid sequence MDSPKNTWIISLGETAGHDVNVVGGKAAALTRMISAGVHIPAGFCLTVFAYQHVLSRSDLPNVIHMELGRKPLDKMRWEEIWDAALRIRSAFLRTSLPPELVQAIYEAVSRLNSGHPLAVRSSAPGEDSAQRSFAGLHESIVNVQGKESVIRAVQTVWASLWSDAALLYRKELLLDPRHSLMAVIVQEMVPAEYSGVAFGRDPRNQTVDREIVEAVPGPCSNLVDGLLEPDRWILKRSSGEVVEWKAGVRNGERRDSALLSDQDLHVLHTRLGQVEKLFGWPPDMEWAEQGGTFSVLQARPITSGQSVLQSDDRGWYLTLRPKLPQLRQLAETVSKTLIPELEHLGHQWATQNIEKLDDSRLADCMEERRSSLNAWREIYKKDFIPLAHGVRYLGAYYNDAIQPRDPYEFMLLLKGQNFLASRRNTALEHLAQQVQNVPLLKRTLKESAMSVSDKSSEHWEALKQHIMDIQGGPEFLKNFERFLSTFMDTAYNGERLLNRPDSLFNLLCQIGTLAIQRSPQNEHNQKTNVMALQQRLIDAVGNPRQEEAGEVIAIGQLSWRLRDDDNILLGRLESQFLRALQLGAKRLRETGRLTGGHPGEKEAPRIAQILRDPQHGPLHIDEEAPKACLSPLPVNEKPRQLVGQPASPGLVEGPACVVNGIEEFRNFQQGDILVCESIQPTMTHLVLLASAVVEQRGGMLIHGAIIARELGIPCVNGIAHATNVICHGDQLMVDGHLGIVTIGAPDFELEDHVFSEQPYPI is encoded by the coding sequence GTGGATTCCCCAAAGAATACCTGGATAATTTCCCTTGGAGAGACGGCCGGCCATGATGTGAATGTGGTTGGAGGAAAGGCGGCTGCTCTCACCAGGATGATCTCTGCAGGTGTCCACATCCCGGCGGGTTTTTGCCTTACCGTATTTGCCTATCAACACGTGCTTTCTCGTTCAGATCTGCCGAACGTCATTCACATGGAATTGGGACGGAAACCCCTGGACAAGATGCGCTGGGAAGAAATTTGGGACGCGGCCTTACGAATTCGATCAGCCTTTTTGAGAACTTCTCTTCCGCCTGAACTTGTGCAAGCCATCTATGAGGCTGTATCCCGGCTGAATTCGGGACATCCCCTTGCGGTGAGATCTTCGGCTCCTGGCGAAGACTCGGCCCAACGTTCCTTTGCAGGGCTTCATGAATCGATCGTGAATGTTCAAGGCAAGGAATCGGTGATTCGAGCCGTGCAGACGGTTTGGGCGTCTCTTTGGTCGGATGCGGCCCTGCTGTATCGCAAGGAATTACTCCTCGACCCACGCCACAGTCTCATGGCCGTCATCGTTCAGGAAATGGTTCCTGCGGAATACTCCGGTGTCGCCTTTGGACGTGATCCGCGAAACCAGACTGTGGATAGGGAAATTGTGGAAGCGGTCCCGGGCCCATGCTCAAATCTGGTTGACGGTCTCTTGGAACCCGACCGATGGATACTCAAACGGAGCTCCGGGGAAGTCGTCGAGTGGAAGGCGGGGGTCCGGAATGGCGAACGGCGTGACTCCGCCCTCTTGAGTGATCAGGATCTTCACGTACTCCATACACGTCTTGGGCAGGTAGAGAAATTGTTCGGATGGCCTCCGGACATGGAATGGGCAGAACAAGGGGGCACATTCTCGGTCCTTCAGGCCCGTCCCATTACATCCGGTCAGTCTGTGCTCCAATCAGATGACCGTGGCTGGTATCTGACCCTTCGCCCCAAACTTCCACAACTTCGACAATTGGCAGAAACCGTCTCCAAAACATTAATTCCTGAACTTGAACACCTTGGACACCAATGGGCCACCCAGAACATAGAAAAACTGGATGACAGCCGTCTTGCGGACTGCATGGAGGAAAGACGTTCTTCCCTCAATGCCTGGCGGGAAATTTATAAGAAGGACTTTATTCCTCTTGCCCATGGGGTACGGTATCTGGGGGCCTATTACAATGATGCCATCCAGCCCAGGGATCCCTATGAATTCATGCTGCTCCTTAAGGGACAGAATTTTCTTGCCTCCCGACGCAATACCGCTCTTGAGCACCTTGCCCAACAGGTCCAAAACGTTCCCCTTCTTAAAAGAACACTCAAAGAAAGTGCGATGTCCGTATCAGACAAGTCATCTGAACACTGGGAAGCTCTAAAGCAACACATTATGGATATCCAAGGGGGGCCTGAATTTCTGAAGAATTTCGAGCGATTTCTCTCGACCTTTATGGACACCGCCTATAATGGAGAACGTCTGCTGAATCGTCCGGATTCCTTGTTCAATTTACTTTGCCAGATTGGGACTCTCGCGATACAAAGATCTCCGCAAAACGAGCACAATCAAAAGACCAACGTTATGGCACTCCAACAGCGTTTGATAGACGCGGTCGGAAATCCGCGTCAGGAGGAAGCCGGGGAGGTCATTGCTATAGGCCAACTCAGCTGGCGTCTCCGTGATGATGACAACATCCTTTTGGGCCGCCTGGAAAGCCAGTTTCTTCGGGCATTGCAGCTTGGGGCCAAACGGTTACGCGAAACCGGGCGCCTGACCGGGGGGCATCCAGGGGAGAAGGAGGCACCCCGTATAGCCCAAATTCTTCGTGATCCACAACACGGCCCCCTTCACATCGACGAAGAAGCGCCAAAGGCATGTCTTTCTCCCCTGCCCGTCAACGAAAAGCCTCGTCAGCTCGTAGGACAGCCTGCTTCCCCCGGACTGGTAGAGGGACCGGCTTGCGTCGTGAACGGCATCGAAGAGTTCCGGAATTTTCAACAAGGCGACATTCTGGTGTGTGAATCCATCCAACCGACCATGACCCATTTGGTTCTTCTCGCCTCTGCGGTGGTTGAGCAACGAGGAGGTATGTTGATTCACGGGGCCATTATTGCGCGTGAACTGGGCATTCCCTGTGTGAATGGCATTGCCCATGCGACAAATGTCATTTGCCATGGGGATCAATTAATGGTGGATGGTCATCTTGGCATTGTGACAATTGGAGCTCCAGATTTCGAACTGGAAGACCATGTCTTTTCCGAACAACCGTACCCAATCTGA
- a CDS encoding ethylbenzene dehydrogenase-related protein produces the protein MRNPTQQRPMTSIMLVSGVLAIGGLFAMIDIPLAVSQPVTIPIASITGDIAMDAANPIWESVPGVVVPLSGQTITTPMHPNISVKTVMVKMATNGQDIGVWANWGDQTINNTTIGPQDFRDQMAIQFPVQDSGAPPFQCMGQSGGTVNIWRWNAEWQKDLGAGVAGMWDVDQQYPSIAWDYYYEEPSRGVTYMNRTGRSSGPFNEGIWSGNIMSDPSLRISSVEDLNANGFSTLTTQATQNVLGNGLWEPYGALKGGCCNGPTWRVVMKRSLTTDDPGDVQFKSGSSFPVAFAVWDGSNVERNGMKGISTWFTAQMPN, from the coding sequence ATGAGGAATCCCACACAACAACGCCCAATGACTTCAATCATGCTCGTCTCCGGAGTTCTGGCAATAGGGGGTCTTTTCGCCATGATCGACATCCCTCTGGCCGTAAGCCAACCGGTGACGATTCCCATTGCTTCCATCACAGGAGACATCGCGATGGATGCGGCAAATCCAATTTGGGAATCCGTTCCTGGAGTGGTCGTGCCATTGAGCGGGCAGACCATCACCACCCCCATGCATCCCAACATCTCGGTGAAGACTGTTATGGTGAAGATGGCCACCAATGGACAGGACATTGGCGTCTGGGCTAATTGGGGTGACCAGACCATCAACAACACGACCATCGGGCCTCAAGATTTTCGAGATCAAATGGCCATCCAGTTTCCGGTTCAAGATTCCGGAGCTCCCCCATTTCAATGCATGGGTCAATCGGGGGGAACCGTGAATATCTGGCGATGGAACGCTGAATGGCAAAAAGACCTTGGCGCGGGAGTGGCCGGCATGTGGGACGTAGATCAGCAATACCCCTCAATCGCCTGGGACTACTATTATGAGGAACCCTCACGGGGCGTCACATATATGAATCGAACCGGACGAAGCTCCGGGCCTTTTAATGAGGGCATCTGGTCTGGAAACATCATGTCAGATCCTTCACTCCGGATCAGTTCAGTAGAAGATCTGAACGCCAATGGCTTTAGTACTCTTACCACTCAGGCGACACAAAACGTGCTGGGCAACGGATTATGGGAACCATATGGCGCCCTTAAGGGAGGGTGCTGCAATGGACCAACGTGGCGGGTCGTCATGAAACGATCCTTGACGACTGATGATCCCGGTGATGTCCAGTTTAAATCCGGTTCAAGCTTTCCAGTGGCCTTTGCCGTGTGGGACGGCTCGAATGTAGAGCGTAACGGGATGAAAGGGATTTCAACCTGGTTTACCGCTCAAATGCCGAATTAG